The Triticum aestivum cultivar Chinese Spring chromosome 5A, IWGSC CS RefSeq v2.1, whole genome shotgun sequence genomic sequence GTAACTCATTGGAAAATCTTAATACTGCTTTTGGTGTTTATAGGCAATTAACATCCAGATGCTATAGCAACAAGCATGCAAGGAAGATAGCATAGACAATGTTTGACAATCTATTAATTTTATGGTGCACCATGAAATCGTAAACAGCATTTTCAGGTGAAATGACACAGAAAACCATGCTTTGGTTATAGAAGTCATATAAGAAGTATCAACAGTGCTTTTTCATGTGTAATCCATGCATACATAAATCATTCAGTTGTAGAACACAGTGAGGAGGAAGCCATGCTGTTCACCAGCTCACTAGATGTTAGCCTGTTACTAACTTTCAACTAAGGAATGCACCCAATAGTATCTTCAAAACCCAGATCCCAATCATCTAACTTTCTCATTGAGCAATCATTCTACCAAAGAAACTCATATTTTGCACCTACCACTCTCCATGACGTTTTCCTGATAAAAGGATATCCTATTTTGCAAACCCAACAACTCTTTTTCTTTGGAAATATCACATCTTAAAGTCATATTTCCTTCTGTCACTTGGAGGTGATTTGGCTACTCAAAATATTGTGAATAAACAGAGGAATTGCATGCCAGAATTGATGCAAGAATAACAACAACATGAGCCATATGTTGATACAGTGAGAATAATGCGAAGGAGAAATCATGAAGTGAAGCTTCTAGTTAGTAATCTAAATAACTCTCATTCATAAATATGAGACTTGCCATAACACTTTCGAGTCACAACTTAGTACCAATCAATCGCATTGTCATCAAGTATCAATCCCTTTTCCTTGTCAATTTAAGTTATCTAGTCATATTTCACCATAACTGAAGTCTGGGAACCAGGCATTCAGCCAAATAGTGCGCCACCCAAGAGGATAGTACTAGGGAGAAAAAAACCTAGCCCAGCGGGAGCGCATCAAACCGCAGGAAAGAACCCTCACAAGTAACAACCCGCATGTCAGGCCCAGGATCGCAAGACACCAAACTCGAAGAGGATGATGAGACAAACCTAGAGCAGTGGGAATCAGGCGCGGGCACGCGCGCGAGTTCGTCGGCGCTGGCGGCGGGCATGGCAGGGAGGTGCGAGCAGCTGGTCCGCGCCTCCACCCACCCCGCCTCGGCGCCATAGAGTTCCAGGCTCAGATCTCCCTCATCGTCCACCTTGCGGTTGATATCGTCGGTAccttcctctctctccttcccctgcGACGACGAAACATTCGAGGACGCGTCAGTGGAGTGTAAGAAACAACACAGAGACGGTAGGTAGGGGCTACGTCGTTCACACGGACAGGTCGGGATGAAGACGAGTGCTCTCCGGCTCCGGCGGCGGAAGACATCCTCGGCGAGTCGGAGTGGAGCGGCAGACGACGATTTTTTTTCCCGACGAGTCTCACGGGCCACGGCGAGTCGTGCAGATACAGCACTATATCTGAGGCCCAAATGCTCATGATTGGCTGGGCCCAACAAAGAGGCCCTTTAAGCCCGTATACGGGGCTAAGTGTCGGCCTGGGCCCAATCCAACCCGTGCCCTTGGCTTAGGGTTTACCGCGGCGTCTCCCTATATAAGCCACTCCCGCTCGCACCGCCGCCACCTACCCTTTCCTCCTCCCACGCGCATCCTAGCAACCGGCGGCGGCAGGCGGAAGGCGAACAAGAAGGCGGCGACGATGGGGCACTCCAACGTCTGGAACTCCCACCCCAAGAACTACGGGCCCGGCTCCCGCGTCTGGTAATACTTCTGCCACCGCCTCGATCCCCTCCATCTCCTTAAAATGCCTAGTTCGTTGTTCGTTCCCGCGGCTAGATATCTCCTGCTAGACCAACTGTTCGCCCGGATCTGTGTGTCTTACACGATTTAGTTGGCGACATATATCATTCGATCGTGGCGTGCTTCATATGGCGATTAAAACCTTGTTTGCTCTGTGTTATGTGTTGTCAGGGACTTATTAACCGGTTAAATTCT encodes the following:
- the LOC123102739 gene encoding histone deacetylase 6 isoform X2, which translates into the protein MSIWASDIVLYLHDSPWPVRLVGKKNRRLPLHSDSPRMSSAAGAGEHSSSSRPGKEREEGTDDINRKVDDEGDLSLELYGAEAGWVEARTSCSHLPAMPAASADELARVPAPDSHCSRCHHPSENWLCLICKDVLCSRFINKHMLCHYQETGHCIALSFSDLSVWCFACDSYLDAQSILELLPVYEVAHLLKFGERPPFRSLEVLDLSSGQNGGSSSSS
- the LOC123102739 gene encoding histone deacetylase 6 isoform X1, yielding MSIWASDIVLYLHDSPWPVRLVGKKNRRLPLHSDSPRMSSAAGAGEHSSSSRPVRVNDGKEREEGTDDINRKVDDEGDLSLELYGAEAGWVEARTSCSHLPAMPAASADELARVPAPDSHCSRCHHPSENWLCLICKDVLCSRFINKHMLCHYQETGHCIALSFSDLSVWCFACDSYLDAQSILELLPVYEVAHLLKFGERPPFRSLEVLDLSSGQNGGSSSSS